From the genome of Candidatus Cloacimonas sp.:
TTCATGGAAATGGAGTTTTGGAGATGGAAAAACTTCAACAGCCAAGAGTCCTACATATACCTACAGTAAAGCCGGAAAATATACTGTCAGTTTAACAGCAAAGAATGCTAAAGGCAGTAGTACTAAAACCATGACGAATTACATTACAGTGAAGTAAATCAATAGATTATTAAATTGAATAACGATAAAAATGTCAAATCTAAAGAGAAATATAGCCAGTTTACGTCTCTAAACTTCTGTTAAACTATTTGGCTAACTTCTCAAATATATTTGTGGAAACTAACAGGAAGATCTGCTGATTCATGGAGAATAGTTTACAAAATTTGTAGATTTGTAAACTATTCAATTTTTCAAATTACAGCAGCATTCTTGATTTATATTCCCTTTCTTCCTTTCTTAAATAAGAAAATATAAAGAATAGGTAAAATTCCAGCCGTATTCAAAACGAGTATAACGATAAACCAGTATTTCTGGGATTCTCGCGCTGCTTTCCATAGAGCTATACCCTTCCAGAAAAGCTCCCACAGTACCAGAATTAAAACCAGGGCTGAAAATTGTGGGTTTGTTTGAAGCAGTGAGAAAGAAGTGTCTACCATTTCCCTCTCTGGAATACATGTTATTTATATTTAAATAACTTTACACCTATAGATATTACAATAAGTAGGACATTAGGCTGTATCAACTTCGATATAACCACTTATGAATTAAAATCGAAAAACTTGTCTACCTGAAACTTATCTACCTGAAACTTATCTACCTAAAAATTTCTGCAACAGAAAAGTATGATGGAATTGCCAAAACTTGATTTTTTAATAAATTTAAGTTAGTTATCCTAAGCAATAGCCCTGAACCAGAATATTCTGGCATATTTTCGACTCTTTTCGTGCTGCTTCCAATTTCATTTTTTGGGCCACTTTTTGTTGCACAAAACCAGAACTGGAGTTTATCATTTACAAAACAAGTAGCTGGTGATTTATGGAAAACTATGAAAGGATCATTGTTCGCCGGATAGAGTAAAATAAAAGAGTTTCCGCAAATGATAATATTGCAGATTGCTGAATGAATCCAGCAGAGCTTATATGCAAATTGAGTAATAATCCAATGGTAAGCAATTGTTTTAATCGCATCCCGATATACCATAAATTTCATCCCGATATGCCATAAATTTCAACACGATAGGAGGACGCACCTTGAAAATAGCAGTTGTGGAAAACGAGAACCAGACAGCAAGTTCGATATTTGAGCCAGGATTTATTGCAATATATGAGGAAGACGGTGGAGAATGGAAAGTTCTGACTCGTTTTGAAAATGAAGTTTGCAACGCGAAGGGCATGGCTGCGGTACGCACGGCTGTAGCGGATACAATAAAGCAGCTTGGCGACGTAAAAATAATTGCTGCAAGTGAAATCCCAGGAATAGCGTCCGGGACTTTTCAAGCAGCGGGTTTTGATATATTCCTTGTGGAAGGTAATGTGATGAATCTTCTTGCCTCAATCAAAGAAGAAATGCTTGAGGCAATTGAGGAGCGTCAGAAAGAACCGCCCAAATTTGACATCATGCAG
Proteins encoded in this window:
- a CDS encoding PKD domain-containing protein, with protein sequence SWKWSFGDGKTSTAKSPTYTYSKAGKYTVSLTAKNAKGSSTKTMTNYITVK
- a CDS encoding DUF5652 family protein — encoded protein: MVDTSFSLLQTNPQFSALVLILVLWELFWKGIALWKAARESQKYWFIVILVLNTAGILPILYIFLFKKGRKGI
- the anfO gene encoding Fe-only nitrogenase accessory protein AnfO — translated: MKIAVVENENQTASSIFEPGFIAIYEEDGGEWKVLTRFENEVCNAKGMAAVRTAVADTIKQLGDVKIIAASEIPGIASGTFQAAGFDIFLVEGNVMNLLASIKEEMLEAIEERQKEPPKFDIMQFLEPGVSEGDFSINIEDIMFKNPNLTSKKILIPYLKNREFNRLDVICSHLPKWFVIELGSMGFEYEIVSDLPNKKTVRVVRIQT